A portion of the Sabethes cyaneus chromosome 3, idSabCyanKW18_F2, whole genome shotgun sequence genome contains these proteins:
- the LOC128741976 gene encoding uncharacterized protein LOC128741976 — protein MKHTLLLIPLVGFLSLTGAQYGPPPPRINIPGAIPLPIENRPAPVPRTQIPERFFSTDNKDIQSNAQRFAISSERPPAPAPAPKQYRPAPQQVISRPAPNRHQQQFDDENRPHSSRQQLEDERRRKPVAQILRKWREEHEDGSITWGFENDDGSFKEETIGIDCVTRGRYGYVDPDGEKREYSYETGILCDPNKRDEEDEEELEEEIQLRKTKRPVQQGQFNRN, from the exons ATCCCTCTCGTGGGGTTCCTGTCGCTGACCGGTGCCCAATATGGACCTCCACCACCGCGAATCAACATTCCCGGCGCCATTCCCCTGCCCATA GAGAACCGACCTGCCCCCGTCCCCAGGACTCAAATTCCAGAGCGATTCTTCTCGACGGACAACAAGGATATACAATCCAACGCGCAACGCTTCGCCATATCATCGGAGCGTCCACCTGCACCTGCTCCAGCTCCGAAGCAGTACCGGCCAGCCCCGCAGCAAGTCATCTCGAGGCCTGCACCCAATCGCCATCAACAACAATTCGATGATGAGAATCGTCCCCACAGCAGCAGACAGCAACTGGAAGACGAGCGTCGGCGTAAACCGGTTGCCCAAATTTTGCGCAAGTGGCGCGAGGAACACGAGGACGGTTCCATCACATGGGGCTTTGAGAATGACGACGGTTCCTTCAAGGAAGAAACCATCGGAATCGATTGCGTTACCCG CGGCCGCTATGGTTATGTGGATCCCGATGGTGAAAAGCGTGAATACAGCTACGAAACCGGTATCCTGTGCGACCCTAACAAGCGCGACGAGGAAGACGAAGAGGAACTGGAAGAGGAAATACAGCTCAGAAAAACAAAACGGCCTGTACAACAGGGCCAATTTAATAGAAACTGA